From the Winogradskyella forsetii genome, the window CAGAGGCTGTTGAGGGTGCATTAACCTATAGGGTAAAATCGAATGAATATTTTATTCCTATGGAAGGGAGTATTGATGTGGAGGCTGAAATTAAAAAGTTGACCGAAGAGTTGACTTATACAGAAGGTTTTTTGAAATCTGTACAAAAGAAATTATCTAACGAACGATTTGTTGCTGGTGCACCAGAACAAGTGGTGGCTTCAGAGAAAAAGAAAGAAGCGGATGCTTTGGCTAAGATTGAAACGATTCAGGCTAGTTTGGCCAGTTTAAAATAATTAAGGAATTTTTAACCTGCAAGGTTGCAAATAAAACCTTGCAGGATGCTGTTGCACACAGACCAGAATTTTTTCGAATAAATATAATGAAGTCTATACTCTAACCTCTAAAAGCGAAGCGATCTTAAGTCTATTCATTACCATTCATTAATCTTATTACTATCCAATTTTACAAAAATAAATAGTAAAATAGTAAAACCCCAAAGTCCAGAGCCACCATAACTAAAAAAGGGTAGGGGAATCCCAACCGTTGGAATCAAGCCCATAACCATCCCTATATTAATTGTAAAATGAATAAACAAAATCGAAGCTACCCCATAACCATAAACCCGACTGAATTGTGACTTTTGGGCTTCGGCCAAATATAGAATCCTAACAATAAGAAGTACAAATATGAGCACTACAAAGCTCGTTCCTAAAAAACCCCATTCTTCGCCTACTGTGCTAAAAATGTAATCGGTATGCTGTTCTGGCACAAACTTTCCAGTCGTTCTAGTCCCTTGTAAAAACCCTTTTCCAGAAACACCTCCAGAGCTAATGGCTTGTTCGGATTGAATAAGATTATAGGCTTCGGCTTTTTTCATACGTTCTAGTTTCGCTGGATCTTTTTCTAAACGTAACCAAAGGCTAATTCTATTTTGTTGATGGGTTTTGAGACCGTGTTCATAAAAAAGTTTCACACCATAGGCAAAGCAAACGGAAACTAAAAGAACTGCTATATATTGCAGTATGGATCCACGCTTTTTCTTCCGCAGAAAGTAAATACTTGCGATAATACCTGCTGTGACTAAAGCTGTAATTAACACACCAAACTTTAGTCCTAAAACAGCGAGAACGATTAATGAAACCGCAATAATTAAATAGACCTGTTGTAAACCTTCACGATAAAACACAAAGAAAAAAGCTAAATATACAATGGTGCTTCCGGCATCATTTTGGAGTAAAATCAATAAAGCAGGAATAAATATAATGGCGGCAACTCTAATTTGATCCTTAATAGTGGTCATATTTGTTTGAAGGTCGCTTACGTATTTCGCAACCGCCAGGGCTGTAGCAAATTTGGCAAATTCACTCGGTTGAATGGTCATGCTGCCAATGCCATACCACGAGCGCGCACCATTAACATCCTTTCCAAAAATGAATAAGCCTATCAATGCCAACATAGCGACTAAATATATCAAACTTGCAAATCGCTCATAAAATTTGGCTTCAACAGAAAGAATAAGTACAATAAGGACAAAGGTTAGCCCAACAAAAATTAAATGTTTGCCATATAATTGGGAGGTGTCAAAATAACTTGTGACTTCGCCAACATGAGAGGCTGATAAAATATTGAGATAACCAAAAGCAACTAAGAGTAGAAATAGCACAATAGTGATCCAGTCGAATTTAAAACCTCTATGATTTTCTCTCAACATTAATTTTTAAAATTTTGCTGGTCAGATTCATTTTGAATCATGTTGCCGGATTCATCCTCAATGGCATAATTTTCAATAACCTGAAGCGTTGTTTCACCATTAATTTTAAAAGGTTCGCCTGAATACGGTTTTTTATATTCATTTTCCAAGCTATGAGTTAGAATCCATCGTTCTAAGTCGGTTCTTGTTATTTCTCCTTTAATGTGTTTTTCAATCATTAGACTTGCCATTTTACCGGCAAACCGACTTCCCCAATAACCGTTTTCTACAAAAACGGCAATGGCGATTCTTGGATTATCCTTCGGCGCAAAAGCCACAAAAATAGAATGATCTGTAAGTTGGGTTTTTACACTATCAATTTTTACGAAGTTTTCGGCAGTCCCTGTTTTTCCACAGATTTCAATGCCTGGAACTTGGAGATATTCTGCCGTTCCTTTATTGTAAACGTCAAACATCCCTTGTACCACAGGCTCAAAATGACGTTTATCTATGGTTGTATATTTTGGTGTTTTATATTTCTTCGGAATTGTATCGTCTTCAATATCTTTAATAATATGCGGTGTATAGTAATAGCCACGATTCCCAATAGCCGCAGCCATATTTGCTAACTGGATTGGTGTAGCCTCGACTTCGCCTTGTCCAATGGCATTAGAGACAATATAAGTAGAACCCCAACGATTGTCACCGTATGCTCTATCGTAGTAGTCGCCATTAGGAATTCGTCCTGGTTGTCCTACGGACAAATCGTTGTTCAAAAAGTTTCCGAGTCCAAAACTTTTAGCATGATCTGCCCAAATGTTCATGCCTTTTCCTGCATCGTCATATTTGTCAATGATACGACGGTAAACATTAACAAAATAAGCGTTACAAGATTGTGCAATGCCTAAATTCATATCTGCAGGACTTCTATGGTGGTGGCAACCTGTTAATTTTTGACTGCCATAATAGTAGCCCATTCTACAAGTAAACTTATCATGGGTGTCAACCACGCCTTCTTGTAAACCAATTAATGCATTTATAACTTTGAACGGAGATCCTGGCGGATATTGTGCCTGTAAGCCTCTGTCGAAAGTGGGTTTGTTCACTTTATCTAAGAATAAGCTAGAAAAATTTTTGTTTCGCTCTCGTCCAACTAATAAATTAGGGTTGTAACTTGGGCCAGTAACCATGGCTAAAATTTCACCACTTTGAGGATCTATGGCAACCATACCTCCGCGTTTGTGCCTCATTAATAATTCACCATAGGCCTGAAGTTCTGAATCAATAGTTAAGGTAATGTCTTTTCCGGGTTTAGGTAAAGTATCAAAGACACCATCTTTATACGGTCCGATATTTTTATTGAATCGATCTTTCTGAATAAATTTTATCCCTTTTACCCCTCGCAAAACCTCTTCATACGTTTTTTCAACCCCTTGCTTACCAATTAAATCGCCTAATTTGTAATAAGGCTGACTTTTAATAGTTTTACGGTTAACTTCTCCTAGATCGCCTAATACATTCGCACCAATATTAGTTTGGTAGGATCGAAGCGATCGTTTTTGAATATAAAATCCTTCAAATTTTCGCATTTTCTCTTGAAGCACTGCATAATCCGTTTTTGAAAGCTGCGGTACAAAAGGAGACGGTAATCTCGGTGAGTAATTGGTGGCTCTTGCTAATTTTTTATGGTAATCTTCTGTAGTAATTTTTAATAATTTACAGAACTCTTCTATTTGTGAAGAATCTAAAGGCACAACTTCCCTGGGAATGACCATCACATCATACGACGGTTGGTTAGCAACCAAAAGTTTGCCATTCCTGTCATACACATAACCACGTTTAGGATAATTGTACACTTTTCTAATCGCAGTATCTTCAAAAATATCGTAAGCTGAGCTATTGTAAACTTGTAAGTAAAATAGACGCGCAATAAAAACAAGACCTACAAGAACTACAGTAGATAAGAGTAATAATTTTCTCATTTTTTATTTCGGCTAAATAGAATTATAATCAATACACTAAGTATTATAGTGAAAATACTAGAAAATAACGTTTTTTGAACGATTAAAATTATATTGGAAATGTTAAAAATTTCTAATGAAAACAATACCAAATGATGAATTACCGTACCCAATGAGATATAGGTGATTAAACTGCCCATATCAGTATTCCGAAATTTTATACTTTGATGCTCGTATTGCATGCCGAAAGAATTTTTAAGAAGAATTGGTCTAGCATAGGCTAAACAGACTGCCGCTGCTGCATGAACACCTCCAGAATCTGAAAACATATCCACCAGCATACCTAATAAAAAACTTACTAACAACAACACAAGTCGTTCTTCCCTAATAGGAAATAGGAAAATAAATATGATATAAATATAGGGGTTGATATAACCAAATAAGTCAATATGGTTGCATATCATTACTTGTACCAATAATAGTAAAACAAACCGAACGATATTTAGACCTGCAACACTATTCATCTGAGCTGTTTTCTAAATCTTGAATTTCGTTTTTATCTAAATTTTCTATAATATAAACCGTTCCTACATTGGTCATGTCGTTAAATAATTTCACTTGTATGGTATAAGTATCTCCACCAATATCGGTTTCAAAACTATCAATAGTTCCAATACCAATACCTTTTGGGAAAATCGAAGATTCACCACCAGTTTGTATAGTGTCCCCAACTTTTACAGGTGCAAATTGAGAGACATCTTCAAGTTGCACATAAATTGGAGATTCGCCATTCCACTTTAAAGACCCAATATGGTTGGTCGCTTTTATTTTGGCATTTATTCGGCTTCGTGTATTTAAAATAGACAGTACTGTTGAATAATTTTTGGAGGTGTTATCAATAATTCCTATAATTCCATTGGAAGTCATAACACCAAAATCTCGTTTTATACTGTCGTTTTTACCTTTGTTTAAAGTAAGGTAGTTATTGGTAAGCGAGTAACTATTTTTATAGACTTCAGCCGTTGTAATTCGATATTTTGATTTGGAATAGGTTGTGTCAATGTACGATGAATCTACTGTTCTATTGATGTTTAAAAGCTGTTCTCTTAAGCGTTTGTTTTCTTCAGCAAGAATTTCATTCTCCGTTTTCAAATTGAAATATTGATCCACGGAATTCATAGTGCCATAGACACCACCAGTTAAAAAATTGGCGGAATTTATAAATTTACTCCTGTGGTATGAATGCGATTGAATCGTTAAAGCTAAGGCAATACTAAAAAGCAATAAAAACAACAGAAAGGTTTTGTTTCTAATAACAAAATTAAAAATTTGTTGCATTATTTACGGCTTATTTAATCAATACGCTTTTGTATTTAGGTAAGTTTTTAAGTACAATTCCTGTACCTCTTACAACGGCTCTTAATGGGTCTTCGGCAATATAAACAGGAAGATCTGTTTTTTGGGACAAACGTTTGTCCAAACCTCTTAACATAGATCCTCCACCTGCTAAATAAATTCCGGTGTTATAAATATCTGCTGCTAATTCAGGAGGTGTTTGCGATAAGGTTTCCATTACGGAATCTTCAATACGTAAAATGGATTTATCCAAAGCTTTGGCAATTTCACGGAACGAAATCTGAACTTGTTTCGGTTTTCCGGTTAACAAATCACGACCTTGAACGCTCATGTCCTCCGGAGGTAATTCTAAATCTTCAGTTGCAGCACCAATTTGAATTTTAATTTTTTCAGCCGTTCTATCTCCAACATATAAGTTATGCTGCGTTCTCATGTAATAAATAATATCATTTGTAAATACATCACCTGCAACTTTTACAGATTTATCACAAACAATACCACCAAGGGCAATTACTGCGATTTCGGTAGTTCCACCTCCAATGTCAACAATCATGTTTCCTTTTGGTTGCATAATATCCACACCAATACCAATTGCTGCTGCCATTGGTTCATGGATTAAATATACCTCTTTACCATTAACACGCTCACAAGATTCTTTTACCGCTCGCATTTCTACTTCAGTAATTCCAGAAGGAATACAAACGACCATTCTTAAAGCTGGATTAAAGAATTTCTTCTTTAGTGCAGGAATGTTTTTAATAAACATGCTTATCATTTGCTCCGAAGCATCAAAATCTGCAATAACGCCATCTTTCAATGGTCGAATGGTTTTAATATTTTCGTGTGTTTTTCCTTGCATCATGTTGGCTTCTTTACCAACGGCTATGATTTTTCCGCTAATGCGGTCTCTTGCTACTATCGATGGATTGTCAACAACAACCTTGTCGTTGTGGATTATCAGTGTGTTTGCGGTTCCTAAATCTATGGCTATTTCTTCCGTTAGGAAATCAAAAAATCCCATATGCTATTCTTAATTATTTGGGTTATTTTAGTCTTCTTTTTAAGACCATCTGTAAAAGTAGTAAAATATACGTTATTTCTACATTTAAAGATGTTTATTGCTAAAAAATTTGTATTTAATTTACATATTGGTCGGATAAAAGACATAAGTCTGCTTCCCTGTTAGAACCAAGAATCAAGACTTGAATCTAACTATCTGATAAAAAGCAATATATAAATTACAATATTTTTTTTCTTTATTTTTTAGTTCTATTAAAAGTCGTCTGTAATTTCTAATCAAAATAATTTTGAGTTTTTCCTAATGAAATACTACACAATCTTGACAGCTTAAAACCGACTATTTATTTTCAAGTGAATGTATTAAGACTTGTTTCATTTTCAATTATAATCAGTCAAGTAATTGAAATGATTATAAAATTGATGATACGTTCTTTATTGCGTCATTTATCTTGGTTCTAACAGCAAAGCGGTCTTGACTCTATTTTCTAGTGTTTAAAATGACGCGTTCCAGTAAAGACCATTGCCACATTATGGTCGTTGCAGTAATCAATACTCAATTCATCTTTTATAGAGCCTCCTGGTTGAATTACAGCAGTTATACCAGCATGATCCGCAATTTCTACACAATCAGGAAATGGAAAAAATGCATCACTCGCCATAACGGCTCCATTTAAATCAAAGTTGAAAGATTTTGCTTTGTGAATCGCTTGGTTTAAGGCATCAACACGACTTGTTTGCCCTGTGCCACTAGCACATAATTGCTTGTTTTTTGCTAATACTATAGTATTGGATTTTGTGTGTTTGCAGATTTTTGAGGCGAAAATTAAATCGTCTAATTCACTCGTAGATGCTGTGGTTTTTGTAACTGATTTTAAACCTTCAAGTGTATCTGTAACGTTGTTTCTATCTTGAACTAAAACACCGTTCAAACAACTTCTAACATTAGTTTTTGGCATCTCAATATCTTTCAAAATTAAAAGGATTCTGTTTTTCTTTCCTTTTAAAATTTCTAAAGCTTCAGCAGAAAAAGATGGTGCAATCACCACTTCGCAAAATAACTTATGAATTTCTTCAGCAGTTGCTACATCAATTTCGGAATTACTGATTAAAACGCCACCAAAAGCAGAAACAGGATCGCCAGCTAAGGCATCTACATAAGCTTGGTGTAACGAATCGCGTTGCGCTAAACCGCAAGCATTATTATGTTTTAAAACGGCAAAAGTAGGAGCGTCGTTTTTAAATTCCAGCATCAGATTCACAGCGGCATCAACATCCAAAAGGTTGTTATAACTTAATTCCTTACCATGGAGTTTTGTGAAAATGGCATCAAAATCTCCAAAGAAAAAGCCTTTTTGATGTGGGTTTTCGCCATAACGCAACACTTTTCCATTGTTTTCCGAAATTTTTAAAGTCGGAATGTCATGATTCTTGTTGAAATAATTGAATATTGCAGAATCATAATGCGAAGACACATTAAACGCTTTTGCCGCAAATTGTTTTCTATCGGCTTCAGAGGTTTCACCATTTTTGGTTTCCAATAATTCCAAAAACTCAGCATAATCGTCAACCGAAGATACACAAGTTACATCCGCATAATTTTTAGCAGCTGCTCTAATTAAGGAAATGCCTCCAATATCAATTTTTTCAATAATATCTTGGTTGCTTGCTCCAGAAGCTACGGTTTTTTCAAAAGGATATAAATCTACAATGACTACATCGATTTGTGGAATATCAAATTCTTTTAATTCAGCAACATCGCCATCGTGATTTTGGCGATTCAAAATACCTCCAAAAACTTTAGGATGTAAGGTTTTTACACGGCCACCAAGAATTGATGGATAGGAGGTTACGTCCTCTACTGGTACGACATCGATTCCTAAATCCTTGATAAATTTTTCTGTGCCTCCAGTGGAATAAATGGTAACGTTGAGGTCGTTCAATTTTTTGACGATAGGTGCTAATCCATCTTTACTAAATACCGAAATTAGTGCCGATGAAATGGTTTTGTTGCTCATAATGTTGTGTTGTGTTTTTGATGGTGCAAAAATACGCATATTCGAAAAGAATTATTAGTGCTAAAACCAGTTTCTTTAAGTTTTTTGTAACAATAAATTGTTGAAAACGTCCTATCTTTAAAATGTTTTAAAACAACCTTTGCATGCTGGTCTATTTACGTTTACTGAAAGAGAGTTTTTCATTCGCTTTAAATGCGCTTCGTACCAATAAACTCAGAACATTCTTGTCACTTTTAGGTGTAACGGTCGGCATATTTTCAATTATAGCTGTTTTAGCTGCGGTAGATTCGCTCGATAAAACCATCCAAGGACAATTGAGTTCTTTGGATAGCAATACCATGTATTTGGCAAATATGTCTTTTGGACCAACTGATGTCCCGCGTTGGCAAAGGGAAACTTTTGATGAAATATCCTATAATGAATACAAAACTTTAGATGCTTCATTGTCTGAAGCGGAGCATGTGGCGTTACAATTATTTGTGAAACGTGAAAATATTAGATATGAATCGGAATTGGTAAGTAGTGTCAATACCGTTGTGGTTTCCCATGAATTTACGGATATTCAGGTTTTGGAATTTGAAAAAGGTCGTTTTTACAACGAATCTGAATCGAATTCCGGAAGGCCTGTGGTGGTTATTGGTTCGGAAATTGCAAAATCCCTTTTTGGCGAACTTGAACCGATTGGAAAAAAAGTGCGACTTTACGGTCAGAAGTTTACGGTTATCGGTGTGGTTAAAAAGGAAGGATCCGGATTGTTTGGGGACAGTAACGATGTGTCTATTTTTCTGCCTGCAAATTATGTAAGGAATAGATATGGTGATAATAATCCAAACATGAAATATATTGTTATTATCAAACCCGAAAAGGATGCCGATATTGCAGGCTTAAAAGCTGAAGTTGTTCAAATAATGCGAACTAAAAGAGGTTTGAAGCCTGATGAAATTGATACTTTTTTTATAAGTGTTATTTCAGGAT encodes:
- the rodA gene encoding rod shape-determining protein RodA, with product MLRENHRGFKFDWITIVLFLLLVAFGYLNILSASHVGEVTSYFDTSQLYGKHLIFVGLTFVLIVLILSVEAKFYERFASLIYLVAMLALIGLFIFGKDVNGARSWYGIGSMTIQPSEFAKFATALAVAKYVSDLQTNMTTIKDQIRVAAIIFIPALLILLQNDAGSTIVYLAFFFVFYREGLQQVYLIIAVSLIVLAVLGLKFGVLITALVTAGIIASIYFLRKKKRGSILQYIAVLLVSVCFAYGVKLFYEHGLKTHQQNRISLWLRLEKDPAKLERMKKAEAYNLIQSEQAISSGGVSGKGFLQGTRTTGKFVPEQHTDYIFSTVGEEWGFLGTSFVVLIFVLLIVRILYLAEAQKSQFSRVYGYGVASILFIHFTINIGMVMGLIPTVGIPLPFFSYGGSGLWGFTILLFIFVKLDSNKINEW
- a CDS encoding peptidoglycan D,D-transpeptidase FtsI family protein translates to MRKLLLLSTVVLVGLVFIARLFYLQVYNSSAYDIFEDTAIRKVYNYPKRGYVYDRNGKLLVANQPSYDVMVIPREVVPLDSSQIEEFCKLLKITTEDYHKKLARATNYSPRLPSPFVPQLSKTDYAVLQEKMRKFEGFYIQKRSLRSYQTNIGANVLGDLGEVNRKTIKSQPYYKLGDLIGKQGVEKTYEEVLRGVKGIKFIQKDRFNKNIGPYKDGVFDTLPKPGKDITLTIDSELQAYGELLMRHKRGGMVAIDPQSGEILAMVTGPSYNPNLLVGRERNKNFSSLFLDKVNKPTFDRGLQAQYPPGSPFKVINALIGLQEGVVDTHDKFTCRMGYYYGSQKLTGCHHHRSPADMNLGIAQSCNAYFVNVYRRIIDKYDDAGKGMNIWADHAKSFGLGNFLNNDLSVGQPGRIPNGDYYDRAYGDNRWGSTYIVSNAIGQGEVEATPIQLANMAAAIGNRGYYYTPHIIKDIEDDTIPKKYKTPKYTTIDKRHFEPVVQGMFDVYNKGTAEYLQVPGIEICGKTGTAENFVKIDSVKTQLTDHSIFVAFAPKDNPRIAIAVFVENGYWGSRFAGKMASLMIEKHIKGEITRTDLERWILTHSLENEYKKPYSGEPFKINGETTLQVIENYAIEDESGNMIQNESDQQNFKN
- a CDS encoding rod shape-determining protein MreD codes for the protein MNSVAGLNIVRFVLLLLVQVMICNHIDLFGYINPYIYIIFIFLFPIREERLVLLLVSFLLGMLVDMFSDSGGVHAAAAVCLAYARPILLKNSFGMQYEHQSIKFRNTDMGSLITYISLGTVIHHLVLFSLEIFNISNIILIVQKTLFSSIFTIILSVLIIILFSRNKK
- the mreC gene encoding rod shape-determining protein MreC, with the protein product MQQIFNFVIRNKTFLLFLLLFSIALALTIQSHSYHRSKFINSANFLTGGVYGTMNSVDQYFNLKTENEILAEENKRLREQLLNINRTVDSSYIDTTYSKSKYRITTAEVYKNSYSLTNNYLTLNKGKNDSIKRDFGVMTSNGIIGIIDNTSKNYSTVLSILNTRSRINAKIKATNHIGSLKWNGESPIYVQLEDVSQFAPVKVGDTIQTGGESSIFPKGIGIGTIDSFETDIGGDTYTIQVKLFNDMTNVGTVYIIENLDKNEIQDLENSSDE
- a CDS encoding rod shape-determining protein — its product is MGFFDFLTEEIAIDLGTANTLIIHNDKVVVDNPSIVARDRISGKIIAVGKEANMMQGKTHENIKTIRPLKDGVIADFDASEQMISMFIKNIPALKKKFFNPALRMVVCIPSGITEVEMRAVKESCERVNGKEVYLIHEPMAAAIGIGVDIMQPKGNMIVDIGGGTTEIAVIALGGIVCDKSVKVAGDVFTNDIIYYMRTQHNLYVGDRTAEKIKIQIGAATEDLELPPEDMSVQGRDLLTGKPKQVQISFREIAKALDKSILRIEDSVMETLSQTPPELAADIYNTGIYLAGGGSMLRGLDKRLSQKTDLPVYIAEDPLRAVVRGTGIVLKNLPKYKSVLIK
- the purH gene encoding bifunctional phosphoribosylaminoimidazolecarboxamide formyltransferase/IMP cyclohydrolase produces the protein MSNKTISSALISVFSKDGLAPIVKKLNDLNVTIYSTGGTEKFIKDLGIDVVPVEDVTSYPSILGGRVKTLHPKVFGGILNRQNHDGDVAELKEFDIPQIDVVIVDLYPFEKTVASGASNQDIIEKIDIGGISLIRAAAKNYADVTCVSSVDDYAEFLELLETKNGETSEADRKQFAAKAFNVSSHYDSAIFNYFNKNHDIPTLKISENNGKVLRYGENPHQKGFFFGDFDAIFTKLHGKELSYNNLLDVDAAVNLMLEFKNDAPTFAVLKHNNACGLAQRDSLHQAYVDALAGDPVSAFGGVLISNSEIDVATAEEIHKLFCEVVIAPSFSAEALEILKGKKNRILLILKDIEMPKTNVRSCLNGVLVQDRNNVTDTLEGLKSVTKTTASTSELDDLIFASKICKHTKSNTIVLAKNKQLCASGTGQTSRVDALNQAIHKAKSFNFDLNGAVMASDAFFPFPDCVEIADHAGITAVIQPGGSIKDELSIDYCNDHNVAMVFTGTRHFKH
- a CDS encoding ABC transporter permease, translated to MLVYLRLLKESFSFALNALRTNKLRTFLSLLGVTVGIFSIIAVLAAVDSLDKTIQGQLSSLDSNTMYLANMSFGPTDVPRWQRETFDEISYNEYKTLDASLSEAEHVALQLFVKRENIRYESELVSSVNTVVVSHEFTDIQVLEFEKGRFYNESESNSGRPVVVIGSEIAKSLFGELEPIGKKVRLYGQKFTVIGVVKKEGSGLFGDSNDVSIFLPANYVRNRYGDNNPNMKYIVIIKPEKDADIAGLKAEVVQIMRTKRGLKPDEIDTFFISVISGLQDMIDTIIGSLNLIGWVISGFSLLVGGFGIANIMFVSVKERTNLIGIQKSLGAKNKFILFQFLFEAVILAVVGGVVGLFLVWIGTIIGSNLTEDFTFVLSPKNMFLGFFISSIIGLISGVIPAMKASRLDPVEAIRTGM